TACATTGGGAATCTAACAGGGGTGTACAACGCCAATAGTTTCGGCAAAATGACCTCGCCAGATTTAAGAAAGCGCCAAGATTGGTTACTGTGGCTTGCTGCGATTAAACAGTCTGGAAAACCAGCATTGGGTATTTCGGAGGCCTTGGCCTCTTATCGTGTTAGAAAAAATGGTATTTCTTCAAATAAAGTTGAATTAATAAAACATAATTATTTGGTGTATCACAAAGGCTTAGGTTTTTCTAAAATGAAGTCACTTTACTGTATGCTGATATTTTTAAAAGAACATTTTTTGGTGAAATCGAAGCAGACTAAAGTTATCAGAAATTAATGTATATAAATTGATATATGGAAGTTGAAAAGGACTTAATAAAGCGTGAAATTCAGAGACTGACTTTAATGTTAAGTGGTTTGGTAGAGAAAATTAGTGGGTTAAATCCAAATAGCGCTAAAGGTGGTATAGATGAAGTAAACAATGCTTTAAAAAGTCAGTTTGACCTGTCCTTAGAAGACATTACTGAAATGAGTGCTTCTGATGTAATCAAAAACATATCGAATCTTCACGAGTCTCATATCGAGAAAATAGCAGAATTAATTCATGAAATCATTTTAAAAATTGAATCGTCTGATGTAGATCTTAAGTTTGAAAAAACTAAAATTGCTGAAAAAGGCATAATAATCATTGATTTTTTGAATGAAAACTCGAATACCTTTTCAATGAAAAGAATGCATATAAAAACGGCTTTACAGCAAAGGTTGTAGTTTATTATAAATTATTTTTGTTCATAATTTATTTAAGAAAAACACAAATCATTTCAAAACTATAAATACGACGTAAACTGTTTCAGTTTGCCGCGGTTCGAACGGTCTAAGCGTTGGGTTTGTTCAAAAATAATCGTGAGATGAGGTTCTAAATACTTTGAAATCGCTTTTATAACAGCTTGCTTTTTCGATTCAGCCAAAAGTTGATCACTAACATAAATGATTTTAAAAGTGTCTAATTTAAGTTGCTCAATAACAAATTCCTTTACCGCGCTGCCATCTTCAATTATGGTTTTAGTCACATAGTAAAAGGTGAGACCTGCAGCGGTTTTTCCACTAGGGAGTTTCACTAAATCACTAGTTCTGCCATTTAAGCTTTTTAAAATAAGGTTTCCTGGTGTACTGCGTTCAGATAAAGCTCCTAAATCGCCTAAATCATAACGAATAAATGGATGTGCTTTGTTGTAGAGTGCCGTTATTACAACACGTCCAACTTGTCCGTATGGTAGTATGTTATCATCATCGTCTAAAATTTCTATGTATAAATCTTCGTGATTAACAACCCAATTGTGGTTTTTGTTTTGAAAAGCAATAAGGCCCAATTCCGCCGCGCCATACTCATTGATGATTGGCACTCCAAATTGGCTTTCTAATAGCGTTTTATCCGATTCAAAAAGCATTTCCGAAGTTACAATACAAGCTTTAAGCGAGGGGCAAGCATTTTTTAAAATGATGTTTTTCTTTTGAAGAAATTTAGCAAACTGTACAATGGCACTTGTGTATCCATTAATATAGTCAAACTGGGTAGATTGAAAGATTTTAAGATTCTTTTCGAACTGATGATCACTCAAATCAAAAACAGAAAATCGAAACCGGTTGCTAAGTTTGTCTTTTAGACGTTCTTTATAATATCCTTTTTTGTCTAAAGGAATCCCGTAAAAACGGGCCTGTTTAGAATGGTGTAAATCCAGGTTAAACCAATTGTAGCGATCTATAAAATTGGCCCAGTTTAGGGCATGACAAAATTTATCCTTGGCGAATACAAATGGCGTTCCCGACGATCCCGAGGTTTTATTGATGTAAATATTTTTTTTAGAAAATCCAGTCGATAATCGGTCACCTAAAGGACATTGTAAATCCTTTTTAGTCATCACCGGAAGATCATTCCAAATGAAGATACTACCCGTTTTAGCTAATGCCTTATAAAAAGGATTGTGCTTCAGGTGGTAGTTTACAATGTCTTGTTTTTTGCTTTCAATATAACCCTTATAATCCGAAGTGCTCTTTTCCTGAATGGTTTTAAGCTCACGCATGGCGCTTTCTAAAGGAAAGCCCTTGAGTTGTAAAGAAAATTTAAATAAATTCATATGCGTAAAGCGAAAAAACAAAACCAAATATAATTGATATTTTTTTGGAGTTTAGCGTAAAAATTAAGAAAAAAAGCAGCCCCTAGCGTTGCTAATTCTAAAAAGCCCTTATTTTTGCAATGGTATAATGAAGCTATTCTTATACATATCAAATTAAAGAGAATCTAAAAATCAATACAATGAATATCTTAATTCTTGGTTCGGGTGGAAGAGAACATACTTTTGCTTGGAAAATTGCTCAAAGTCCGAAATGTGAAAATCTTTTTGTAGCACCTGGAAATTCAGGAACTGCAAATATAGCAACCAATGTGAATATTGGTGTAACCGATTTTCCTGCTATAAAAGCTTTGGTTTTAGAGCACAACATCGATATGGTGGTTGTTGGTCCTGAGGATCCTTTAGTACAAGGTGTTCATGATTTTTTCTTAAATGATGATGCCATAAAACACGTATCTGTTATTGGTCCGCAAAAAGTAGCTGCCGAGTTAGAAGGAAGTAAAGAATTCGCAAAGGAGTTTTTATACCGTCATAACATTCCAACTGCAGCCTACGAAAGTTTTATAGCCGAAACTGTTGAAAAAGGCTATGCTTTTTTAGAAACTTTAAAAGCACCTTATGTTTTAAAAGCAGACGGGTTAGCAGCAGGAAAAGGTGTGGTAATACTTAATGATTTAGATAAAGCTAAAGCGGAACTAAAAAGCATGTTGGTTGATGCGAAATTTGGAGCTGCAAGTACTAAAGTGGTTATAGAAGAGTTTTTAGATGGTATCGAATTAAGTTGTTTTGTTTTAACCGATGGTGAAAACTATAAAATATTACCAACGGCCAAAGATTACAAACGTATTGGTGAGGGTGATACCGGCTTAAACACAGGTGGTATGGGAGCTGTTTCTCCAGTACCTTTTGCAACCGATGAGTTTTTAAATAAAATTGAAGAGCGTATCGTGAAGCCAACAATTAGTGGCTTCAAAAAAGATAATTTACCTTATGTAGGTTTTGTGTTTATCGGATTGATTAAAGTAGGTGACGATCCTAAGGTGATTGAGTACAATGTACGTATGGGTGATCCTGAAACTGAAGTGGTGTTGCCAAGATTGAAAAATGATTTTGTAGATGTCCTTCAAGCTATGGCAGAAGGAACATTGGATAAAATCAACCTTGAAATCGACGATCGTGCTGCGACAACCATCATGTTAGTATCTGGAGGGTATCCTGAAGCTTACGAGAAAGGTAAAGAAATAACTGGTGTTGATGCGATTGAAGATTCTATCCCATTTCATGCCGGTGCTGTGATTAAAGACGGAAAAATTGTAACCTCTGGAGGACGAGTGATGGCGATTACATCATACGGAGATACGTACCAAGAGGCCATAAAAAAATCTTACCAAAATATAGAAAAACTACATTTTGATAAGATGAATTATCGTAAAGATATTGGTTTCGATTTATAAATCGAAACCAAATTTTTTTATAAATATGAGTGTGAAGAGATGCTTTTATCTTCTTCGTTGTTATCGTTGAAACCTTTTAATTGGATCATCCAGTATACCATGGCAACAAAACCAATGATAATAAAGATCCAAGAAACAAGGTTGGCTAAAAACCAGTTTTCAAGCTCTAAAGCTCTAATCGCATCTAAAGGTTTTAAAAGAACGTTTACAAATAAATCTTGTATCGCGTAAAAGAAATCTTTCATATTGAGTTTGTTTATGGGGTGTTAAGCCCTATATAGTTAGTATATTTACGAAGCAAAAATACAAAAACAGTTAATGTTAACAAGCTTTTTTAATAAATCTAGACCAATAAATTTCATTATTGTATTTTTTATAACGCTTCTAGCGTTTGCGATACCTCGATTAAATATACAGTTTGAAAATTTGGATTACTTGTTTATCCTAAAACAAGTTGGGATGTTGTTAACCATTTTCGCATCCATTTTACTCTTAAATTTTATTGTTATAAAAAACAGTTTAACCGAAAGTAATCACTTCGAAATCTTGCTTTTTAGTTTGTTTTTGCTGTTTCTAACCCCAACAACAGAGTATGCGAACGTTATTTATGCTAACTTTTTTGTGTTATTGAGTTTACGACGCATCATCAGTTTGCGATCGCAAAAGGAGGTTAAAAAGAAACTGTTTGATGCGGCTTTTTGGATTGCCATGGCTACCTTGTTTTATTTCTGGTCTATTCTATTTTTTGCTTTAATACTGCTGTCTTTAGCCTTGTATATCGATAATAACCTCAGGCATTGGATTATTCCTTTTTTAGGGGTTTTAGCTGTATTTTTAATAGGTTCGGCAACTTCAATTGTGCTCTACGACGACTACTTTCAAGTTTTTAATAGGACTGCAGCGGTAGTGAGTTATGACTTTAGTCCGTATAATACCATAACCTATTTAGTAGCCATAACCTTATTAGTTTCTTTTGGAATTTGGTCGGCTTTCTTCTATTTAAATAATATAAAAAAGAAGAAAAAAGTTTTTAGAGTGTCCTTTAAAGTTATTGTTCTTGCTGCGGTTATCGGATTTTTAATCGTCATTGTGACCCCAAATAAGAACGGTAGTGAGTTTTTATTTGCCTTCTCGCCTTTGGCTATAATTTTGGCCAGTTACATTGAAACCATTGAAGAAAAATGGTTTCAAGAATTGTTTTTAGCCATACTTATTCTGGTGCCATTTATTTTGTTAATGTTGTAGTTTCTCGCCAAAAGCTAGATCGCCGGCATCGCCTAATCCAGGAATGATATAACCTTTTTCATTAAGCTTGTCATCTATGGTTCCAATCCATAATTTAGTGTGTTTCCCAAAATGTTTTTTTACAAAATTCACACCTGGTTTTGCGCCAATAACACTTATAAGATGAATATCTTTTGGGGTTCCAAAAGCTTTTAGGGCTTCAAAAGTAGCGACCATTGATTGGCCTGTGGCTAACATAGGATCGGCCAGAATAAGTGTTTTGTTTTCTAAACTCGGACAAGCCAAATACTCTACCACAATTTCAAAAGTTTCAGGGTTTTCTTTATGTTGTCGGTATGCGGAAATGAAAGCATTTTCAGCACGATCAAAATAGTTTAGTAAACCATTGTGAAGTGGTATGCCAGCTCTTAAAATAGAACATAAAACAATCTCGTTTTGGGGTAGCTTAGCTGAGCTTGTGCCAAGAGGTGTTTGTGTGTTTTCTGAACGATAATTTAAACTCTTGCTCATTTCATACGCTAAGATTTCCCCTACGCGTTCAATGTTTCTCCTAAAGCGCATGGCATCCCTTTGAATGTTTACATCTCTTAGTTCCGAAAGGAAGCTATTTAATATGGAGTTTTGCTTTGATAAATTGTGAATTTCCATGGCTTCAAATTAGGTATTCTTTAGTAAAGTTAGTGAATTATAAGTATCTTTGCATTTTAAAAATTGAGACTATGTTTACAGATAAAGCAAATGCTATTTTTCAAGAAGTTATAGAGAAGTATCACGTAATAAATACGGTTGATCAGCCTTTTGAAAATGCCTATCCAGAAAGTGATTTATTAGAGCATTTATTATATAGAAAATGTTGGATTGATACGGTGCAATGGCATTACGAAGATATTATTCGTGATCCGCAAATTGATCCAGTAGCCGCTTTAACTTTGAAGCGTCAAATTGATGCTTCAAATCAAGATAGAACCGATATGGTAGAGTATATCGATAGCTATTTTTTAGAAAAATATAAAGAGGTAAAAGTTAAAGATGATGCCACTATTAATACCGAAAGTCCTGCTTGGGGAGTTGATAGATTATCAATTTTGGCTTTAAAAGTATACCATATGCATGAAGAAGCAACTCGTGAAGACGCTTCTCCTGAGCACAAAGCAGCTTGTCAGAAAAAATTAGACATTTTACTTGAGCAACGCGTAGATTTGTCTACCGCTATCGATACGCTTTTAAATGATATCGCTAACGGTGATAAGTACATGAAAGTTTATAAGCAAATGAAAATGTATAATGACGACGAGTTAAACCCAGTACTTCGTTCTCAGAAATAAGAGGCTGTTTAAAAATTAAGTTTTCCGTCAACCTGAACTTGATTCAGGTTCTCATAATGATTGATTTTCAGTAAGATGAGATTCTGAAATAAATTCAGAATGACGAATTTTAACACTTTTTAGACTGCCTTCTCATCCTTAAAGTTGAGATGCCAAATTCAAAACATATATTAGTGATACGTCTCTCTGCTATGGGAGACGTTGCTATGTCTGTACCTGTGTTACGTGCAGTTGTTAAGCAATATCCTGAGGTAGAAATAACGGTTTTAACACGAGGCTTTTTTAAATCTTTTTTTAGAGACATTCCACGGGTAAAGGTCTATACGGCCGATGTTAAAGGAGCTCATAAAGGCGTACTCGGACTCTTGAAATTGGCAAAAGAACTTAATGAATTTGGGTTCTATGCGGTTGCAGATTTACACCATGTTTTAAGAAGTAAAATTTTAAAACAGTTTTTAAAATGTAAACGTTTTGTGGCGCTTGATAAAGGTCGCAAGGAAAAGCATTTATTGATTTCAGGTGAAAAATTTGAACCTTTAAAAACAACATATCAGCGCTATGCAGATGTTTTTCAGAAATTTGGTTTTCCTATCGATTTATCAAATCCGATCTTTCCGGAGCGGGTCGTTTTAAATAATAGGTTATTAAAACTGCTAGGTCATGATTCTAAAAAATGGATTGGTATAGCCCCTTTTGCTGCACACCAAAGTAAGGTATATCCTTTAGATTTAATGAAAACGGTTGTGCAGCAATTAACACCGCATTATAAAGTTATTTTATTTGGAGGCCAAGCAGATCGCGAAGCCTTAAATCATTTTGAAAATACGATAAATCTTGCGGGC
This genomic interval from Tamlana carrageenivorans contains the following:
- a CDS encoding glycosyltransferase family 9 protein; this translates as MIRLSAMGDVAMSVPVLRAVVKQYPEVEITVLTRGFFKSFFRDIPRVKVYTADVKGAHKGVLGLLKLAKELNEFGFYAVADLHHVLRSKILKQFLKCKRFVALDKGRKEKHLLISGEKFEPLKTTYQRYADVFQKFGFPIDLSNPIFPERVVLNNRLLKLLGHDSKKWIGIAPFAAHQSKVYPLDLMKTVVQQLTPHYKVILFGGQADREALNHFENTINLAGKLTFDEELDIISNLDVMLSMDSGNAHLAAMLGIKVVTVWGVTHPYAGFAPFNQPEENALCADRTQFPKVPTSVYGNKYPEGYEHAAGSISPETVVAKLKSLLS
- a CDS encoding DUF6427 family protein — translated: MLTSFFNKSRPINFIIVFFITLLAFAIPRLNIQFENLDYLFILKQVGMLLTIFASILLLNFIVIKNSLTESNHFEILLFSLFLLFLTPTTEYANVIYANFFVLLSLRRIISLRSQKEVKKKLFDAAFWIAMATLFYFWSILFFALILLSLALYIDNNLRHWIIPFLGVLAVFLIGSATSIVLYDDYFQVFNRTAAVVSYDFSPYNTITYLVAITLLVSFGIWSAFFYLNNIKKKKKVFRVSFKVIVLAAVIGFLIVIVTPNKNGSEFLFAFSPLAIILASYIETIEEKWFQELFLAILILVPFILLML
- the purD gene encoding phosphoribosylamine--glycine ligase; its protein translation is MNILILGSGGREHTFAWKIAQSPKCENLFVAPGNSGTANIATNVNIGVTDFPAIKALVLEHNIDMVVVGPEDPLVQGVHDFFLNDDAIKHVSVIGPQKVAAELEGSKEFAKEFLYRHNIPTAAYESFIAETVEKGYAFLETLKAPYVLKADGLAAGKGVVILNDLDKAKAELKSMLVDAKFGAASTKVVIEEFLDGIELSCFVLTDGENYKILPTAKDYKRIGEGDTGLNTGGMGAVSPVPFATDEFLNKIEERIVKPTISGFKKDNLPYVGFVFIGLIKVGDDPKVIEYNVRMGDPETEVVLPRLKNDFVDVLQAMAEGTLDKINLEIDDRAATTIMLVSGGYPEAYEKGKEITGVDAIEDSIPFHAGAVIKDGKIVTSGGRVMAITSYGDTYQEAIKKSYQNIEKLHFDKMNYRKDIGFDL
- a CDS encoding DUF6341 family protein, whose amino-acid sequence is MKDFFYAIQDLFVNVLLKPLDAIRALELENWFLANLVSWIFIIIGFVAMVYWMIQLKGFNDNNEEDKSISSHSYL
- the upp gene encoding uracil phosphoribosyltransferase codes for the protein MEIHNLSKQNSILNSFLSELRDVNIQRDAMRFRRNIERVGEILAYEMSKSLNYRSENTQTPLGTSSAKLPQNEIVLCSILRAGIPLHNGLLNYFDRAENAFISAYRQHKENPETFEIVVEYLACPSLENKTLILADPMLATGQSMVATFEALKAFGTPKDIHLISVIGAKPGVNFVKKHFGKHTKLWIGTIDDKLNEKGYIIPGLGDAGDLAFGEKLQH
- a CDS encoding DUF4254 domain-containing protein, which produces MFTDKANAIFQEVIEKYHVINTVDQPFENAYPESDLLEHLLYRKCWIDTVQWHYEDIIRDPQIDPVAALTLKRQIDASNQDRTDMVEYIDSYFLEKYKEVKVKDDATINTESPAWGVDRLSILALKVYHMHEEATREDASPEHKAACQKKLDILLEQRVDLSTAIDTLLNDIANGDKYMKVYKQMKMYNDDELNPVLRSQK
- a CDS encoding phenylacetate--CoA ligase family protein; this translates as MNLFKFSLQLKGFPLESAMRELKTIQEKSTSDYKGYIESKKQDIVNYHLKHNPFYKALAKTGSIFIWNDLPVMTKKDLQCPLGDRLSTGFSKKNIYINKTSGSSGTPFVFAKDKFCHALNWANFIDRYNWFNLDLHHSKQARFYGIPLDKKGYYKERLKDKLSNRFRFSVFDLSDHQFEKNLKIFQSTQFDYINGYTSAIVQFAKFLQKKNIILKNACPSLKACIVTSEMLFESDKTLLESQFGVPIINEYGAAELGLIAFQNKNHNWVVNHEDLYIEILDDDDNILPYGQVGRVVITALYNKAHPFIRYDLGDLGALSERSTPGNLILKSLNGRTSDLVKLPSGKTAAGLTFYYVTKTIIEDGSAVKEFVIEQLKLDTFKIIYVSDQLLAESKKQAVIKAISKYLEPHLTIIFEQTQRLDRSNRGKLKQFTSYL